A window of Citrus sinensis cultivar Valencia sweet orange chromosome 7, DVS_A1.0, whole genome shotgun sequence contains these coding sequences:
- the LOC102622986 gene encoding 2-oxoisovalerate dehydrogenase subunit beta 1, mitochondrial-like, with amino-acid sequence MRDTENRAIAEIQFADYIFPAFDQIVNEAAKFRYRSGNQFNCGGLTVRAPYGAVGHGGHYHSQSPEAFFCHVPGLKVLIPRSPRQAKGLLLSCIRDPKQQQLL; translated from the exons ATGCGTGATACGGAAAATCGAGCTATAGCTGAAATTCAATTTGCAGATTATATTTTTCCAGCTTTTGATCAG ATTGTCAATGAAGCTGCTAAGTTCAGATACAGGAGtggaaatcaatttaattgtgGAG GATTAACAGTAAGAGCCCCTTACGGAGCTGTGGGCCATGGTGGACATTATCACTCGCAATCTCCTGAAGCTTTCTTTTGTCACGTTCCTGGTCTCAAA GTGCTCATCCCTCGAAGCCCACGACAAGCAAAAGGATTATTGCTGTCATGCATTCGTGATCCGAAACAGCAGCAGCTCTTATAA